The nucleotide sequence CTTTGAGCCATCTCAAGAACGAGCAGCGGCTCGCCTTTGTAATTATTTATTATCGCAAGAGGCAATCCTATCTCGGAATTAAGATTTCCCTCGTTTTTGAATGTTGGAACTTCCGCACCAAGAACTGCAGCAACAATTTCCTTAGTTGTTGTTTTTCCGTTCGAGCCCGTGATACCTACAATTCTGGGCTTAAAATTCTCTACAATCTTGCTCGCGTATTGTCCTAAGAATTCTACTGTATTTGGGACTACAACCTGATTTTCAAGTCCAACATCCCGTTCAACGACAACTGCAAATGCACCGGCATCGACTGCTTGCTTTGCAAAATCATGCCCGTCAACTCGGTTGCCTTTTATAGCGATGAAAACATCTCCTGGCTTAACTTCTCGGGAATCTATAACAAATCTGTGACCAACGAGTTCTTTGAGACTTATCATCTTTCTCAACTATCCCTTCCGTGATTTTTGTTGATTTTTGAAAGTATTATATCGAGCGTTACATCCCTATCCTTAAACGGTATCTTGAGCGTATCTGTGAAGATCTGATACGGCTCGTGGCCTCTACCGGTTATCAGGACTATATCTCCACGCGTTGCGAGAGTTATGGCAGTATCTATTGCCTCTCGCCTATCCATAACGGTTAAAGATAGTGAGTTCGGTTGAACTCCCTTTTCAACCTCTTTTATAATTTGCTCTGGATCCTCGCCGCGTGGGTCATCCGTTGTCAGAATTGCTATGTCTGCGAGTTTCGTGACGACCTCTGCCATCATGGGTCTTTTACCTCTATCAGCCTGTCCACCTGCACCGTATACTACTATTACCCTTCCCTTTGCAAGTTTACGAGCACTAAGAATTACCTTCTCCAGAGCATCTGGTGAGTGAGCAAAATCTATTATCACGTCAATTCCGAGTTTCTTAGCTTCAGGGACGGGTTCAAATCGCCCGTCGACCCCTCTGAAAGTCGAGATATAGCTTATTATTTCATCTATTTCATAGCCCATTTCAACCAATCCAGCAAGAACCAAGGTTACATTATAAGCATTGTACTCGCCAATCATCTGGGTGTAGACTTTTTTCGTGCCAAACGGGGAACTTAGCATGAAAGTCGTACCGTTTAGCGATGTTGTTACATCTGAAATCCTGTACTTAGCTTTTTCGCTCGTACCGAATGTTACGAGTCGCGGAACTGTCTTGGAAGCAGCCAAAGATGCGTAATCTTCGTTCACAACTGCTATTCCATCTTTTTTTAAGAGATCAAAAAGGTGCAGTTTCGCATTGACATAGTGCTCAAAAGTCGGGTGATAATCGAGATGGTCTCGAGTTATATTCGTCAAACCCGCAACATCGAATCTGATAGTTTCAACTCTCGCTTGATCAAGCGAATGCGAAGATACTTCCATTGAGTAATAACTCCCGCCGTTTTTCGCTGTTCTAACCATATTCTCCATGATCGTTAGTGCATCAGGAGTTGTGTTGTGTATGTAGAATTTATCCCCCATTATATCGTTAATCACAGTGCCAGAAAGGCTTCCAGTCAAGCCAAGTTGTTGCATCACGTGGTGGAAGAGGTGTGCACACGTCGTTTTGCCATTAGTTCCTGTTACACCAAAAACAATGAGTTTGTTGTACGGATGTTCGTAGAACGTATCGGCCAAGTAGGCCTCGGCAAGCCTCGAATCGTAAACCTGGACGTATGGAAATCTCGAATCTATCTCTTTCTCGGTAACAAAAGCCAGCACGCCGTTTTCACGATATATCGTATCAACAATCGTGTGCGAATCAAAAGACCTTCCCTGCCTACAAATAAAAAGTGAGCCAGGTTTTGCCTTAGTCGAGTTGTTGTAAATGCCCGTAACTTCAACGTTTTTAAGCTCTTCAGGAATATTCTCAAATACTATGAACTTACCTATCGATTTTAAAAGGTGCCCTAATTTCAAACTCCTCACCTCTTTGAAATACCGAGTAGTAGCTTACTCTAATATTTTATCATCCATGCTTTAATAATTCAACCAAGCTGTTGTAAAAATAAAAAGGGCAGAAAGTGTTCTGCCCTTTCTTAAAGAATATTATTCTTTTAAATACCCTATATGCACTTGATTATCTCAAAAAATCTTTTTATGTCGCCCTCATCTATCGATGTTCGTTTGTTTTCAAGAGCCTTTTGGATGTTTTCTAAATACCCGAGAGCAGTATTTTTCCAGCTGTACTTTCTTGCAGTTTCTAATGATTTTTGCGCATCGAACTGAGTTAAAGCTACATATATTTTGTGTCCGATATCGTGAGTATCTTCCGGATCTATAAGCAACCCCTCACCATTAGCGAATATTTCAGATGGACCTCCGTTCTTTGTAGCAACAACTTTAAGCCCACAGGCGGCAGCCTCGATTATTGCAAGCCCGAATGGCTCATATATCGCCGGAAGTACGAAAACAGAACCCCTCTGTGCGGTGGTTCTGTAAAGCCCTGCTAAGTTTCTTTGATCAGATATGTTCGCAAAAAATACACTAATACCTACTTCATTTCCTGCAACATTTAATATTTCCCTTAGGATCTCTGCTTCTTCGGTGCTGTGTGTGTCTACAAATTTAAAGGCATCGTCAACTCCTCGAACAACTATCAGCAAATTTGCGGAACCTCTGAGTTCTTCATTTTTCATAAACGCCTTCACGACAGCGATATGGTTCTTCTTTCTGTCCAACCTGCTTGACATGATTATAAAAGGCAATTTTTGCCTCTTTACAGGAGCCCTTGCAATTATACCATCTAAATACTTTTTCACATACTCGTCCTCTTGTTTGCTCTCAGTGTTGAATATAGAGCTATTAATCCCAGGAGGAATAACTTTAAACTTATCGCTGTACGGATCAGTATTATAAGCTTTGTGCGAATACTGGACGTATCGTTCCTGACTTGTGCTGCAAACAACGAAAGAAGCATACTTGATAGAGAGATTTTCTGCCAAGAGCCTTACAGAAAACCTGTATTTCTTCTCCGCCTCTTCAACAGAGACGCCGGAAGATAAGATTTTATCCATCTTCCAAGCGCCGAGCGAATGACCTGTAAACGAAAATGGAATGCCAGATTTTTCTAAGAACAACACTCCACTTATACCACCGTCACCGTAGTGTGTTGTCACAAAATCCGGAAATTTCCCTTCAGACTTGTAGAATTCGTATATCTTTTCAACATAGTCAGGCAAGAATTTCCACAAGTCTTCCTTCCTTAAGAACTTTTCACCGCCAAAAGGTATCCTCACAATTCGCACGTTCGGTGCATCCGGGTAGTAATCATACGGTTCTGAAAACTCTG is from Fervidobacterium gondwanense DSM 13020 and encodes:
- a CDS encoding UDP-N-acetylmuramoyl-L-alanyl-D-glutamate--2,6-diaminopimelate ligase, producing MKLGHLLKSIGKFIVFENIPEELKNVEVTGIYNNSTKAKPGSLFICRQGRSFDSHTIVDTIYRENGVLAFVTEKEIDSRFPYVQVYDSRLAEAYLADTFYEHPYNKLIVFGVTGTNGKTTCAHLFHHVMQQLGLTGSLSGTVINDIMGDKFYIHNTTPDALTIMENMVRTAKNGGSYYSMEVSSHSLDQARVETIRFDVAGLTNITRDHLDYHPTFEHYVNAKLHLFDLLKKDGIAVVNEDYASLAASKTVPRLVTFGTSEKAKYRISDVTTSLNGTTFMLSSPFGTKKVYTQMIGEYNAYNVTLVLAGLVEMGYEIDEIISYISTFRGVDGRFEPVPEAKKLGIDVIIDFAHSPDALEKVILSARKLAKGRVIVVYGAGGQADRGKRPMMAEVVTKLADIAILTTDDPRGEDPEQIIKEVEKGVQPNSLSLTVMDRREAIDTAITLATRGDIVLITGRGHEPYQIFTDTLKIPFKDRDVTLDIILSKINKNHGRDS
- a CDS encoding glycosyltransferase, whose protein sequence is MIKKVAFFNPQGNFDRNDSHLTEHPDFGGQLVYVKEVAKAMGDIGIEVDIITRQIIDPDWPEFSEPYDYYPDAPNVRIVRIPFGGEKFLRKEDLWKFLPDYVEKIYEFYKSEGKFPDFVTTHYGDGGISGVLFLEKSGIPFSFTGHSLGAWKMDKILSSGVSVEEAEKKYRFSVRLLAENLSIKYASFVVCSTSQERYVQYSHKAYNTDPYSDKFKVIPPGINSSIFNTESKQEDEYVKKYLDGIIARAPVKRQKLPFIIMSSRLDRKKNHIAVVKAFMKNEELRGSANLLIVVRGVDDAFKFVDTHSTEEAEILREILNVAGNEVGISVFFANISDQRNLAGLYRTTAQRGSVFVLPAIYEPFGLAIIEAAACGLKVVATKNGGPSEIFANGEGLLIDPEDTHDIGHKIYVALTQFDAQKSLETARKYSWKNTALGYLENIQKALENKRTSIDEGDIKRFFEIIKCI